In Rhinoraja longicauda isolate Sanriku21f chromosome 13, sRhiLon1.1, whole genome shotgun sequence, one genomic interval encodes:
- the il12a gene encoding interleukin-12 subunit alpha, with protein sequence MNRPVAAGLAPELWKVAIMVALHLLCFSVGSPIERQHNMDVGQCLKYSRLLLEKVKECLVHPDVTDGFNCSDTEIVLEDITANKTNTAWACSPEQESVRCKESGSPQDCLRSSQCYQNITADLRIYKAKLQNFTQVTNNVSKGIDNLLKALNSDATYEDVYTEGGSTNEEERGVINFPQRMALCKLLQAFKLRTITINRVMSYLSQAEE encoded by the exons ATGAACCGACCTGTAGCCGCCG GTTTGGCTCCCGAGCTGTGGAAAGTTGCAATCATGGTCGCCCTTCACCTCCTCTGCTTCTCTGTCGGGAGTCCGATTGAACGACAGCATAACATGGATGTGGGGCAATGTCTGAAATACTCCAGACTCCTGCTTGAAAAGGTGAAAGAGTGTCTAGTCCAT CCGGACGTGACTGATGGATTTAACTGCAGCGACACTGAAATAGTGTTGGAAGATATCACGGCGAATAAGACCAACACCGCCTGGGCTTGTTCCCCTGAGCAG GAATCGGTCAGGTGCAAAGAAAGTGGGAGCCCGCAGGACTGTCTCCGCTCCAGTCAG TGCTACCAAAATATCACCGCGGATCTGCGGATCTACAAGGCTAAACTACAGAACTTCACGCAGGTCACCAATAACGTGAGCAAGGGCATAGACAACCTCTTAAAG GCCCTGAATTCTGATGCCACCTATGAAGATGTTTATACTGAGGGTGGCTCAACAAATGAAGAAGAGAGAGGAGTCATCAACTTTCCCCAGAGAATGGCTTTGTGCAAATTACTACAGGCCTTCAAATTACGCACTATCACAATCAACAGAGTGATGAGCTATCTTAGCCAAGCCGAAGAGTAG